AAACCCACCGGTCGCCCGGTGGGTTGAGCGTGGACGGACGAGCTGGTCGGTGATGAGTCCTAGCGGCGGCGGCGAACGGCGAGGCCGCCGAGGCCGGCCATGGCGAGGCCCGCGGCGGTGGGCAGCGGGATGATCTCGGGGGGCGTGCCGCGGACCGCGACGAACTCCTCGAAGCCGGCGTCGGAGTTGTCGGTGTCGCCGAAGCGGGCGAACATGTAGACAAAGTCGTTGATGCCGGCGCCGGCGAAGTTGGCGACGGGGATGAAGAAGCGGATGTCGCCCTGGCCGCTGCCGGAGTTCCCGTCGTTGTAGCGGACGGTGTTGGTGGCGTCGCCGGCGTCCATGTCGTAGCGGAGCGTGCCGAGCTGGGTGATGTCGGTGGGGTTGATGGAGCCGGTGGGGTTGGTGAAGAACATGAGGCGCTCGAGGGAGATGAGCTCCTGGCCGCCGCCGGCCTCGTTGATGTCGATCATGAACTCGTAGTAGGCGGTGCCGTTGATGGTGCGGGACGCGAGCGAGCTGAGCTGGAGGTCGTGGGTGAAGTTGCCGTCGGTCTTCTCGTCAAAGCGGACGGGGCGGCCGGAGGTGTTGTAGCCCTGCTCGACGTTGTTGGCCTGGATGCGGAGGAACGGGTCGATGAAGCCGGTGCCGGTGGGCCGGACGTTGGTCGTCTCGAAGAGTGCGCCGTTGATGGTGCCCGAGCTCGGCGATGAGAGCAGGTTGACGATGACGGCCTGGGCGCTGGTGGCCATTGCGAGCGCGGCGCCACACCCCAACAAGAGAGCCTTGTTCCGATCGGTCATTGCGATTCCCCTTCGTTGAATCAGCGCGGCGGAAGTGCCGCGCAGGTCGGTGAGGATGACAAGTGGGGGACAAGGACCTTTGAGAGTGCGGTGAGAGGATATTGAGACCCACATGGTGGTATTCACAGAATGATTGTGCAGGAGCCACGGGCGCACGGGGATAAGCCAGTTCACAGGGGGTGCATGACGAGGCTGGAATTTCCGAGAAAAAGTGCGCGCGGAGCCGTGGGTGTGCAGGGTGCGCGGGCTCGGCCCGGCGCATGGAGATTCGCGGTGGGTGATGTGTGCGTGGAATGTTCTTCACCGGTGGGCTCATCACGGGTGAAGGGGCACCGAACGCGGAACACCAACGGAAGGGCGTGGGGTGCAGATGGTTGCGGAACTCGCAAGGCGGGGGGCCGCACGCCGGACGAGGGATGGGTGAGGCGCGGCTCACCGCTGGAAGGGGATAGATGAGCCGGGCAGGGGCAAAAACGAAAGCGGCCCGCGTGATCGCGGGCCGCTTGGAGGCTCAGGATGACCGTGTTGCTTACTTGCGGCGGCGGCGGGTGGCGACGAGGCCGAGCCCGACGAGGCCCATGGAGGCGGCCGCGGGAGCGGGGACGAGGACGGTCGGGGGCGTGTTGACGAAGCCCTCGCTGTTGCCCTGGAGGCCGATGGCCTGGACGTGCATGCCGATGCGGAGCTCGCCGGTGTTGAGGGCCTCGATGGTGTCGGCGAAGGTCTTGTTGTTGATCAGGTTGAAGGTGACGTCGAGCCACTCGCTGGAGGCGTTGACGCCGTTGGCGGTGGTGGGCGAGTTGCTGTCGGCGCTGAAGCCCTGGGTGGTCTCAAAGGCGGGGTTCACACCGTTGCCGCCCGGGAGGTCGGCGGGTGAGGCGCCCTGCGAGAAGTTGACGCCGGCCGAGGAGGTGATGGTGGAGATGCCCATCAGCGTGCCGTCATCGAAGTAGACGTCGGTGATCGAGCCGGCCATGCCGCTCGAGACGTCGTTGAGGAACCGCACCGTCACCTGATTGTTACCGGCGTCAGAGATGACGGCGGACAACTGCGAGGCCGGGTTCTCCGGGCCGTTGTTGGTGATGCGGTTGAAGTGCACGGTCACCGGGTTGGCCATGGCGGCGGAACCGACGGCGAGCACGAGCGCGAACGCAAACTTGGAAAGCGACATCCTTCTTCCATCCTCTCTCGAAAGCCGAGACACCGAAACGCCGCCGAAACGGAGCGACGTTCCACCACCCGGATGGTACCGCCCATGAAGGCCGTCTACAAGCTATTTCAGATGGTCTATAGGGGTTTTAGCGCAAGTGCTTGCGGCAGGCCCGATAAGGGCGCGGGTCTCGTCGCAGAATCCCGTTGCAGCTTTGCTCTTCGGACGCCGCGGAGGTTATCGGCCGGCGTATTGGCGGGCGTAGTAGGCGCGGTAGTCGCCGCTCTTCACGCGCTGCCACCACTGCGGGTTCTCGACGTACCAGGCGACGGTGCGCTCGAGAGCGCCGGGCCAGGCGGAGCGGGTGGGCTGCCACCCGAGCTCACGCTTGATTTTGGAGGCGTCGATCGCGTATCGGAGGTCGTGGCCGGGTCGGTCGGCGACGGGGCGGATCATGTCGTGGCCCTTGCCCATGATCTTGAGGATGGAGTGGGTGAGCTCGAGGTTGGAGCGTTCGTTGTTGCCGCCGACGTTGTAGACCTCGCCGGTCGTGCCCTTCTCGAGGACGGTGAGGATGGCCTCGCAGTGGTCCTCGACGTGGAGCCAGTCGCGGACGTTGCGGCCATCGCCGTAGAGGGGGACCTGCTTGCCCTCAATCAGATTGGTCACGAAGAGCGGAATGACCTTCTCGGGGAACTGGTAGGGGCCGAAGTTGTTGGAGCAGCGCGTGGTGAGGACGTCCAGGTGGAAGGTGTGGTGGTAGGCGCGGACGAGGCAGTCGCCGGAGGCCTTGCTGGCGGCGTAGGGGGAGTTGGGCGAGAGGGGCGTGTCCTCGGTGAACATCACCTCGGGGGTGT
This portion of the Phycisphaerales bacterium genome encodes:
- a CDS encoding VPLPA-CTERM sorting domain-containing protein is translated as MTDRNKALLLGCGAALAMATSAQAVIVNLLSSPSSGTINGALFETTNVRPTGTGFIDPFLRIQANNVEQGYNTSGRPVRFDEKTDGNFTHDLQLSSLASRTINGTAYYEFMIDINEAGGGQELISLERLMFFTNPTGSINPTDITQLGTLRYDMDAGDATNTVRYNDGNSGSGQGDIRFFIPVANFAGAGINDFVYMFARFGDTDNSDAGFEEFVAVRGTPPEIIPLPTAAGLAMAGLGGLAVRRRR
- the rfbB gene encoding dTDP-glucose 4,6-dehydratase; protein product: MTTNSKTQPRTFKHILLTGGSGFIGSNFVRFVLENRPGVKITNLDALTYSGNPENLKDLEDDDRYRFVKGDINDAELVSRLMLECDAVVHMAAESHVDRSIMDARPFITANVLGTQTLLDCLRRIQADHKSSPRFVYVSTDEVYGSLSLDTPEVMFTEDTPLSPNSPYAASKASGDCLVRAYHHTFHLDVLTTRCSNNFGPYQFPEKVIPLFVTNLIEGKQVPLYGDGRNVRDWLHVEDHCEAILTVLEKGTTGEVYNVGGNNERSNLELTHSILKIMGKGHDMIRPVADRPGHDLRYAIDASKIKRELGWQPTRSAWPGALERTVAWYVENPQWWQRVKSGDYRAYYARQYAGR